A window of the Bradyrhizobium diazoefficiens genome harbors these coding sequences:
- a CDS encoding aspartate aminotransferase family protein — MSIRTSRVLHRSLRETPPKAIGGEGVYLFAEDGRRVIDASGGAAVSCLGHQHPRVIAAMAKQASTLAYAHTAFFSSEPAEALAETLVGHEPGGLAYAYFVSGGSEAIEASIKLARQYFIERGEPQRQHFIARRQSYHGNTLGALAAGGNAWRRAPYAPLLSAAFSHVTPAFAYHEKHDGESDAQFVARLAAELEAEFQRLGPDTVAAFLAEPVVGATAGAVAAPDGYFKAVREICDRHGALLILDEVMSGMGRTGTTHAWEQEGIAPDIQAIAKGLGGGYQPIGAMLASGKIIDTIRSGSGAFQHGHTYLAHPLACAAALAVQDVIREDNLLEQVKQRGKQLEQRLTERFGNHRHVGDIRGRGLFWAIELVADRATRTSFDPALKLNPKIKAEAFAKGLGCYPGGGTVDGIRGDHVLLAPPYIASADEIDQIVDKLGTAVDNVLRSVNH, encoded by the coding sequence ATGAGCATCCGCACCAGCCGCGTGCTGCATCGCTCGTTGCGTGAGACGCCGCCCAAGGCAATCGGCGGCGAGGGCGTCTATCTCTTTGCCGAGGACGGACGCCGTGTGATTGATGCCTCGGGCGGCGCGGCGGTCTCGTGCCTCGGGCATCAGCATCCGCGCGTCATCGCGGCAATGGCGAAGCAGGCCTCGACGCTCGCCTATGCCCACACCGCCTTCTTCTCCTCCGAGCCGGCCGAGGCACTCGCCGAAACGCTGGTCGGTCACGAGCCCGGCGGTCTCGCCTACGCCTATTTCGTCAGCGGCGGATCGGAGGCGATCGAGGCCAGCATCAAGCTCGCGCGACAATATTTCATCGAGCGCGGCGAGCCGCAGCGGCAGCATTTCATCGCGCGGCGGCAGAGCTATCACGGCAACACGCTCGGCGCGCTCGCCGCCGGCGGCAACGCCTGGCGCCGCGCGCCGTATGCGCCCCTGCTCTCGGCCGCATTTAGCCATGTGACGCCAGCGTTTGCCTATCACGAGAAGCACGACGGCGAGTCCGACGCGCAGTTCGTGGCGCGGCTTGCCGCGGAGCTCGAGGCCGAGTTCCAGCGCCTTGGCCCGGATACCGTCGCGGCGTTCCTCGCCGAGCCCGTCGTCGGCGCCACCGCCGGTGCGGTGGCGGCGCCGGACGGATACTTCAAAGCGGTGCGAGAGATCTGCGACCGGCACGGCGCCCTCCTCATCCTCGACGAGGTCATGAGTGGCATGGGCCGCACTGGCACCACGCACGCCTGGGAGCAGGAAGGTATCGCACCCGATATCCAGGCGATCGCCAAGGGGCTCGGCGGCGGCTACCAGCCGATCGGCGCAATGCTTGCGAGCGGCAAGATCATCGACACCATCCGCTCGGGCTCGGGCGCGTTCCAGCACGGCCATACTTATCTCGCGCACCCCCTCGCCTGCGCGGCTGCACTCGCGGTGCAGGACGTGATCCGGGAGGATAATCTGCTTGAGCAAGTGAAGCAGCGCGGCAAGCAGCTCGAGCAGCGGCTCACCGAGCGCTTCGGCAATCATCGCCATGTCGGCGACATCAGGGGCCGCGGCCTGTTCTGGGCGATCGAGCTCGTCGCCGATCGTGCGACCCGCACCTCATTCGATCCAGCACTCAAGCTGAACCCGAAGATTAAGGCGGAAGCCTTTGCCAAGGGGCTCGGCTGCTATCCGGGCGGCGGCACTGTGGACGGTATCCGCGGCGACCATGTGCTGCTGGCGCCGCCCTATATCGCTTCGGCTGACGAGATCGATCAGATCGTCGACAAGCTCGGCACGGCCGTCGACAACGTGTTGCGTAGTGTCAATCACTGA
- a CDS encoding amino acid ABC transporter substrate-binding protein yields the protein MMRKVAIAAGVLAASTVVAQAATLDTVKSRGTLVCGVSAGFAGFSAPDSQGNYKGLDVDYCRALAAGVLGDPNKVRYVSLTAQNRFTALQSGEIDVLYRNSTQTYLRGVTLGLRQGPINFYDGQGFVVKKDLGVKELKDLKGATVCVAQGTTHEVTLGDYGRANGIDWKPLVFDRVDTMYQTFFGGRCDAMTQDASALAGAVTTAAPNPADYVVLPQTISKEPLGPFTRNGDEVWSDIITWLHYGLIEAEELGVTQANVDEMTKSQTPAIQRLLGASGDLGSRLGLDNKWLATAIKATGNYGEIYERNVGKASPLKLERGLNGLWSKGGLMYALPFK from the coding sequence ATGATGAGGAAAGTGGCTATTGCAGCGGGCGTGCTCGCGGCATCGACGGTTGTCGCGCAGGCGGCGACGCTCGACACGGTCAAGAGCCGCGGCACGCTGGTATGCGGCGTCAGCGCGGGCTTTGCCGGCTTCTCGGCACCGGACTCGCAAGGCAATTACAAGGGCCTCGACGTCGATTATTGCCGCGCGCTCGCGGCCGGCGTGCTCGGTGATCCCAACAAGGTGCGTTACGTTTCGCTGACCGCGCAGAATCGCTTCACTGCGCTGCAATCAGGCGAGATCGACGTGCTCTACCGCAATTCCACGCAGACTTACTTGCGCGGCGTCACGCTGGGCCTGCGGCAGGGACCGATCAACTTCTACGACGGCCAGGGCTTTGTCGTGAAGAAGGACCTCGGCGTGAAGGAGCTGAAGGACCTCAAGGGCGCCACCGTTTGCGTTGCGCAAGGCACCACGCATGAGGTCACACTCGGCGATTACGGGCGCGCCAACGGCATCGACTGGAAGCCGCTGGTGTTCGACCGGGTCGACACCATGTATCAGACCTTCTTCGGTGGCCGTTGCGATGCCATGACCCAGGACGCCTCCGCGCTTGCCGGTGCCGTGACCACCGCAGCGCCGAACCCCGCCGACTACGTCGTGCTGCCGCAGACCATCAGCAAGGAGCCGCTCGGGCCCTTCACCCGCAACGGCGACGAGGTCTGGAGCGACATCATCACCTGGCTGCATTACGGCCTGATCGAAGCCGAGGAGCTCGGCGTGACGCAGGCCAATGTCGACGAGATGACGAAGTCGCAGACGCCCGCGATCCAGCGGCTATTGGGCGCCTCCGGCGATCTCGGCTCGCGGCTTGGGCTCGACAACAAATGGTTGGCCACCGCGATCAAGGCCACCGGGAATTACGGCGAGATCTACGAGCGCAATGTCGGCAAGGCGAGCCCGCTCAAGCTCGAGCGCGGCCTCAACGGCCTCTGGAGCAAGGGCGGCTTGATGTACGCGCTGCCGTTCAAGTAG
- a CDS encoding arylsulfatase → MTKPPRIALIHALKHSIAPIEAAFAKAWPAARLMNLLDDSLSADLARGGTLNDAMTERFLALGDYAAATGANAILFTCSAFGPCIEAVARAHAPMLVLKPNEAMIERAVTMGKKIGLLSTFPPTLVSMPPEFPASVQIVPKLAEGALAALDRGDRAMHDRLIVEASKDLRDCDVIALAQFSIASTAPLVAEATSRPVVTTPDSAVEKLMKLLKAKA, encoded by the coding sequence ATGACAAAGCCCCCTCGCATCGCCCTGATCCACGCCCTCAAGCATTCCATCGCCCCGATCGAGGCGGCGTTCGCTAAGGCGTGGCCGGCGGCGCGGCTGATGAACCTGCTCGACGACAGCCTGTCGGCGGATCTGGCGCGCGGCGGCACGCTCAACGATGCCATGACCGAGCGCTTCCTCGCGCTCGGCGATTATGCGGCCGCGACCGGGGCGAACGCGATCCTGTTCACCTGCTCGGCCTTCGGTCCCTGCATCGAGGCGGTCGCGCGGGCGCATGCGCCGATGCTGGTGCTGAAGCCGAACGAAGCCATGATCGAACGGGCCGTGACGATGGGCAAGAAGATCGGCCTGCTCTCGACCTTTCCACCGACGCTGGTCTCGATGCCGCCGGAGTTTCCGGCCTCCGTCCAAATCGTACCGAAGCTTGCCGAGGGTGCACTGGCTGCACTCGATCGCGGCGACCGCGCTATGCATGACCGGCTGATCGTCGAGGCGTCAAAGGATTTGCGTGATTGCGACGTCATCGCGCTGGCCCAGTTCAGCATCGCGTCAACCGCTCCGCTCGTCGCGGAAGCCACCAGCCGCCCCGTCGTGACGACCCCGGATAGCGCGGTCGAAAAGCTGATGAAGTTGCTGAAGGCGAAGGCTTAA
- a CDS encoding TetR/AcrR family transcriptional regulator, protein MRSQLARKPENTYHHGDLRDALIKAALREAEQGGAEAISIKALAKQLGVSQPAPYRHFADREALLAAVTAEAFRQLSAILRDAMAKPSRQSKLSRLAQATLDFGLRRNGIYRLMFASRTVSCAAKGSELHEATRETFALVIEALEAPAVGYLRERQALKIWAALHGVVMLAEQGLFTGEAAHATREELVEDFVNETKAALVVAIRDAQRRKKAGA, encoded by the coding sequence ATGCGTTCACAACTCGCTCGCAAGCCCGAGAACACCTACCACCATGGCGATCTCCGCGACGCCTTGATCAAGGCTGCGTTACGCGAGGCTGAGCAGGGCGGCGCCGAGGCGATCAGCATCAAGGCGCTGGCAAAGCAGCTCGGCGTCTCGCAACCAGCGCCGTATCGGCATTTCGCCGATCGCGAGGCGCTGCTGGCGGCGGTGACAGCGGAGGCGTTCCGGCAGCTCAGCGCGATCCTTCGCGATGCGATGGCAAAGCCGTCCAGGCAATCAAAACTGTCGCGACTGGCACAGGCAACGCTTGATTTCGGTCTGCGCCGCAATGGCATCTACCGCTTGATGTTCGCGTCCCGCACCGTGTCGTGCGCTGCCAAGGGAAGCGAACTGCACGAAGCCACGCGCGAAACTTTCGCCCTCGTGATCGAAGCCTTGGAGGCGCCCGCGGTCGGCTATCTGCGCGAGCGGCAAGCGCTCAAGATTTGGGCCGCACTGCACGGCGTCGTGATGCTGGCCGAGCAGGGCCTGTTCACCGGCGAGGCCGCGCATGCCACGCGCGAGGAACTGGTCGAGGATTTTGTGAACGAGACGAAGGCGGCGCTCGTCGTCGCGATCAGGGATGCGCAGCGTCGTAAGAAGGCGGGCGCTTAA
- a CDS encoding ferredoxin yields the protein MAERLKVHVDPDKCQGHARCKALAPELFELDEYGNAHEAGDGTVPPGLEGKAWLAKSNCPEIAIDVIEE from the coding sequence ATGGCAGAACGACTGAAAGTTCATGTCGATCCCGACAAATGCCAGGGTCACGCGCGTTGCAAGGCGCTGGCGCCGGAGCTGTTCGAGCTCGATGAATACGGCAACGCCCACGAGGCCGGAGACGGCACGGTTCCGCCGGGCCTCGAAGGCAAGGCCTGGCTTGCCAAATCCAACTGCCCGGAAATCGCGATCGATGTGATCGAGGAGTAG
- a CDS encoding cytochrome P450 yields MSDVSQPAAHPPVTDWVNDFDHTDPQWTDDPFPIWEELRAASPVVHTERFLGCYMPTTYEAVREIANDTEHFSSRRIIVRDVRPEVARNAAPPITSDPPVHKPAKQLLLPPFTPDAMKKLEPRMRAICNELIDGFITDGKVDAAARYSKYIPVQAIAHMLGIPESDSDLFINWIHMILELGIKDENKLLQAVQEMSDYFRAQIEERRSKPTDDLISYLMNAKDKEGQPLEESHVLGSLRLLLIAGIDTTWSAIGSSLWHLARTPADRERLIAEPGLIPIAVEELLRAYSPVTMAREVVKETTISGCPVKAGNMVLLSFPAANRDPKMFPDADKVVIDRRENRHAAFGLGIHRCVGSNLARMEMQVALEEWLKRIPDFRLDPAGTVTWSQGTVRGPRQLPFLLGKAM; encoded by the coding sequence ATGTCCGACGTCAGCCAGCCCGCCGCTCATCCGCCCGTGACCGACTGGGTCAACGACTTCGACCACACCGATCCGCAATGGACGGATGATCCCTTCCCGATCTGGGAAGAGCTGCGCGCCGCGAGCCCGGTCGTGCATACCGAGCGCTTCCTCGGCTGCTACATGCCGACGACCTATGAGGCGGTGCGCGAGATCGCCAACGACACCGAGCATTTTTCGTCGCGCCGCATCATCGTCCGCGACGTGCGTCCCGAGGTCGCGAGGAATGCGGCGCCGCCGATCACCTCCGATCCGCCGGTGCACAAGCCAGCCAAGCAATTGCTGCTGCCGCCCTTCACCCCGGATGCGATGAAGAAGCTCGAGCCGCGGATGCGCGCGATCTGCAACGAGCTGATCGACGGGTTCATCACCGACGGCAAGGTCGACGCAGCCGCGCGTTACAGCAAATACATCCCGGTTCAGGCGATCGCACACATGCTCGGCATTCCCGAGAGCGACAGCGATCTCTTCATCAACTGGATCCACATGATCCTGGAGCTCGGCATCAAGGACGAGAATAAGCTGCTGCAGGCAGTGCAGGAGATGAGCGACTATTTCAGGGCGCAGATCGAGGAGCGTAGGTCGAAGCCGACTGACGACCTGATCTCCTACCTCATGAATGCCAAGGACAAGGAAGGCCAGCCGCTGGAGGAGTCGCACGTGCTGGGCTCGCTGCGGCTGCTCCTGATCGCCGGCATCGATACCACCTGGAGCGCGATCGGCTCCTCGCTCTGGCATCTCGCCCGGACGCCAGCCGACCGCGAGCGGCTGATCGCCGAGCCCGGGTTGATCCCGATCGCCGTGGAGGAGCTGCTGCGGGCCTATTCGCCGGTGACCATGGCCCGCGAGGTCGTCAAGGAGACCACGATCTCGGGCTGCCCGGTCAAGGCGGGCAATATGGTGCTGCTGTCCTTCCCGGCCGCCAACCGCGATCCCAAAATGTTTCCCGACGCTGACAAGGTCGTGATCGACCGGCGGGAGAATCGCCATGCCGCCTTTGGCCTCGGCATCCACCGCTGCGTCGGTTCCAATCTCGCACGCATGGAGATGCAGGTTGCGCTGGAGGAGTGGCTGAAGCGGATCCCGGACTTCCGGCTTGATCCGGCAGGCACCGTGACCTGGTCGCAGGGCACGGTGCGGGGCCCCCGCCAGTTGCCATTTTTGCTCGGAAAGGCGATGTAG
- a CDS encoding MFS transporter, which produces MTEQAIKPASDRIDIADAERRIKAILIGSIGNLVEWYDFYAYTAFALYFAPAFFPGNDPVVQQLNVAVVFAATFLMRPLGGWLFGYIADHFGRRISLTLSVVFMCFGSLIIALTPTYATIGFAAPLILALARVIEGLSLGGEYGASATYLSEVADPKHRGFYSSFQYVTLIGGQLTAIIVLLLLQKVFLTPDELKTWGWRIPFAIGAALAIFAAVMRRNLQETEVFEEARKVVKPTGSITNLLRYPRELLLVVGLTAGGTAAFYTFTTYMQTFVKLSVGLTEDQTTFVIFGTLIFATILQPIYGAISDRIGRKPLLIFFGVAGTLATVPLLMTLKETKSPFMAFILICAAWLFVAGYTSINAVVKAELFPTNVRALGVGLPYAITVSIFGGTAPAIALYFKSIGHEEWFYYYLAGVICLSLIIYSTMRDTKTASAMHRHE; this is translated from the coding sequence GTGACAGAGCAAGCAATCAAACCGGCCTCCGACCGCATTGACATCGCCGACGCCGAGCGCCGGATCAAGGCGATCTTGATCGGCTCGATCGGTAACCTCGTCGAATGGTACGACTTCTACGCCTATACGGCGTTCGCGCTTTATTTCGCCCCGGCGTTTTTCCCCGGCAACGACCCCGTCGTCCAGCAATTGAACGTCGCCGTGGTGTTCGCGGCGACCTTTCTGATGCGGCCGCTGGGCGGCTGGTTGTTCGGCTATATCGCCGACCATTTCGGGCGGCGGATCTCGCTGACGCTGTCGGTCGTCTTCATGTGCTTCGGTTCGCTGATCATCGCGCTGACGCCGACCTATGCGACGATCGGCTTTGCCGCCCCGCTGATCCTGGCGCTGGCCCGCGTGATCGAGGGCCTCAGCCTCGGCGGCGAATATGGCGCCAGCGCGACCTATCTCAGCGAGGTCGCCGATCCCAAGCATCGCGGCTTCTATTCGAGCTTTCAATACGTCACGCTGATTGGCGGTCAGCTCACCGCGATCATCGTGCTGCTGCTCCTGCAAAAGGTCTTCCTCACGCCCGACGAGCTCAAGACCTGGGGCTGGCGTATCCCGTTCGCGATCGGCGCGGCGCTTGCGATCTTTGCCGCAGTGATGCGGCGCAATCTGCAAGAGACTGAGGTGTTCGAGGAAGCCAGGAAAGTGGTGAAGCCGACCGGCTCAATCACCAATTTGCTGCGCTATCCGCGCGAGCTGCTTTTGGTGGTCGGCCTCACCGCCGGCGGTACCGCGGCGTTCTACACCTTCACCACCTACATGCAGACCTTCGTCAAGCTGTCGGTCGGGCTGACCGAAGACCAGACCACCTTCGTGATCTTCGGCACGCTGATCTTCGCGACCATCCTGCAGCCGATCTATGGCGCGATCTCCGACAGGATCGGCCGCAAGCCGCTGCTGATCTTCTTCGGCGTCGCCGGCACGCTCGCAACCGTGCCGCTCCTGATGACGCTGAAAGAGACCAAATCGCCTTTCATGGCGTTCATCCTGATCTGCGCCGCCTGGCTGTTCGTCGCCGGCTACACCTCGATCAACGCGGTGGTAAAGGCCGAGTTGTTCCCGACCAACGTCCGCGCCCTCGGCGTCGGCCTGCCCTATGCCATCACGGTCTCGATCTTCGGCGGCACGGCGCCGGCGATCGCGCTCTATTTCAAGAGCATCGGGCACGAGGAATGGTTCTACTATTATCTCGCCGGCGTGATCTGCCTGTCGCTGATCATCTACTCCACCATGCGCGACACCAAAACTGCCTCCGCGATGCATCGCCACGAGTAG
- a CDS encoding sulfite oxidase-like oxidoreductase — protein MADETPSDSKLTRTKEKWAREGRFLSGKIVRPEDQRLPPGQHLTKDWPVLDLGVMPPVSRDRWRLDVYGAIENPVFWTYAEFAAQKQDRFTSDVHCVTTWSRYDNEWEGLATRELLAACQPRDDARFVVLHSYDGYTTNLALEDFAAEDALLAHSWSGQPLSDEHGGSVRLVVPHLYFWKSAKWLQAIEFVTEDAPGFWEVRGYHNRGDPWAEQRYSAD, from the coding sequence ATGGCCGACGAGACACCATCAGATAGCAAGCTGACACGCACCAAGGAGAAATGGGCGCGCGAAGGCCGCTTTCTCTCCGGCAAGATCGTGCGTCCGGAAGACCAACGCCTACCGCCGGGCCAGCACCTGACCAAGGATTGGCCGGTGCTCGATCTCGGCGTCATGCCGCCCGTGTCGCGCGATCGCTGGCGGCTCGACGTCTACGGCGCGATCGAAAATCCCGTGTTCTGGACTTATGCCGAGTTCGCGGCGCAGAAGCAGGACCGGTTCACCTCCGACGTCCATTGCGTGACGACCTGGTCGCGTTACGACAATGAGTGGGAAGGGCTCGCGACGCGCGAGCTGCTCGCCGCCTGCCAGCCGCGTGACGATGCGCGCTTCGTCGTACTGCACTCCTACGATGGCTACACCACCAACCTTGCGCTGGAAGACTTTGCAGCCGAGGACGCGCTGCTCGCCCATAGCTGGTCAGGGCAGCCGCTGTCGGACGAGCATGGCGGCTCGGTGCGGCTTGTCGTGCCGCATCTCTATTTCTGGAAGAGTGCCAAATGGCTCCAGGCGATCGAATTTGTGACCGAGGATGCGCCGGGCTTTTGGGAAGTCCGCGGCTATCATAACCGCGGCGATCCCTGGGCCGAGCAGCGCTATTCGGCCGACTAG
- a CDS encoding bifunctional alpha/beta hydrolase/OsmC family protein produces the protein MPTERFLFTGEGGHQLAAALELPDGEPVAFALFAHCFTCGKDTLAAKRISVALAARGIAVLRFDFTGLGSSEGDFANSTFSSNIADLVRAADHLRATRKAPSILIGHSLGGAAILAAAGKIPEAKAVATIAAPSDPAHVTGLFKEHLDNIRTQGEVEVSLAGRPFRIKREFLDDVVEHRLMNDVTGLHKALLVMHSPVDDTVGIDNATKIFVAAKHPKSYVSLDHADHLLTKPADALYAADVIAAWVSRYVDTAKPAKAMDLAEEPRKVVVQETRKSKFNQIVTVGPHHLVADEPVAAGGEDAGPGPYDFLLAGLGACTSMTMRLYADRKSLPLDRVTVTLKHSKIYAKDCAECETRDGMLDQIERDIAIDGALDAEQRKKLMEIADKCPVHRTLTSEIRIVTKAVD, from the coding sequence ATGCCGACGGAACGCTTTCTATTCACCGGCGAAGGCGGTCATCAGCTCGCGGCGGCGCTGGAGCTGCCGGATGGCGAGCCCGTAGCTTTCGCGCTGTTCGCGCACTGCTTCACCTGCGGCAAGGACACGCTCGCCGCCAAACGCATCTCGGTCGCGCTCGCGGCCAGGGGCATAGCGGTGCTGCGCTTCGACTTCACCGGGCTCGGCTCCAGCGAAGGCGATTTTGCCAATTCGACGTTCTCCTCCAACATCGCCGACCTCGTCCGTGCCGCCGATCATCTGCGTGCAACCCGCAAGGCGCCATCGATCCTGATCGGCCACAGCCTTGGCGGCGCCGCGATCCTGGCGGCGGCCGGAAAGATTCCGGAGGCCAAGGCAGTCGCGACCATCGCGGCGCCGTCCGATCCCGCTCACGTCACCGGTCTCTTCAAAGAGCATCTCGACAACATCCGCACGCAGGGGGAAGTCGAAGTCTCGCTCGCGGGCCGCCCGTTCCGGATCAAGCGCGAATTCCTCGACGACGTCGTCGAGCACCGGCTGATGAACGACGTCACGGGCCTGCACAAAGCGCTGCTGGTAATGCATTCGCCGGTCGACGATACCGTCGGCATCGACAATGCGACCAAGATCTTCGTTGCGGCGAAGCACCCCAAGAGCTACGTCTCGCTCGACCATGCGGATCATCTGCTGACGAAACCAGCGGACGCGCTTTACGCGGCAGACGTGATCGCGGCCTGGGTCAGCCGATATGTTGATACGGCAAAGCCTGCGAAGGCGATGGATCTCGCCGAAGAACCTCGCAAGGTGGTGGTGCAGGAGACCCGCAAGAGCAAGTTCAACCAGATCGTCACCGTTGGGCCGCATCATCTCGTTGCGGACGAACCGGTCGCCGCCGGCGGTGAGGATGCCGGTCCCGGGCCTTATGACTTCCTGCTCGCCGGTCTCGGCGCCTGCACCTCCATGACCATGCGCCTCTATGCCGATCGCAAGTCGCTGCCGCTCGACCGCGTCACCGTCACGCTGAAGCATTCCAAAATCTACGCCAAGGACTGCGCGGAGTGCGAGACGCGGGACGGCATGCTCGACCAGATCGAGCGCGACATCGCAATCGACGGTGCGCTCGACGCCGAGCAGCGCAAGAAGCTGATGGAGATCGCCGACAAATGTCCGGTGCACCGGACGTTGACCTCGGAGATCCGCATCGTCACCAAGGCGGTGGACTAG
- a CDS encoding PLP-dependent aminotransferase family protein — protein MISGLIDLSRTDEEGLVAQLTSQLRKLIATGRLAKGRALPSSRRLASDLGVSRNTVTYAFEQLAAEGYLEASRGRRPVVTVDGAERIEGAGAVTSRVRSTRPQLSPWASQLKQTDWPMSYQAPLKPLRPGHGDFREFPTEVWARCLRRSAVRAARRELGPVNRSRLRKALAHYLATSRGVGATANQIMILPSAQAALTLIAAVLVSSGDDVWVEDPGYPGAAAAFRASGARVTGIRLDEQGMQLMPGMAAPKLVFMTPSHQHPTGRLMALARRTEFLRLSRPGKTWIVEDDYDGEFHYDSRPVPALQGLDGHGRVFYVGTFSKAMTSDIRLGYLVVPPALVSTFEIAQRHIGLIASSHIQEALAEFIADGHFLAHLRRMRRLYHARRDHLVEGLERHLGEVLAVEVPSGGIQLVARLKRGRADQAAVKRLVNKGVETRALSSLALGKPRDHGLLLGFAAWRESEISAAVRAMASCF, from the coding sequence ATGATCTCTGGTCTGATCGATCTGAGCCGGACCGACGAAGAAGGGTTGGTGGCTCAGCTGACAAGCCAGCTCCGAAAGCTGATCGCAACCGGCCGCCTCGCCAAAGGCCGCGCGCTGCCGTCGAGCCGCCGGCTTGCGAGCGATCTCGGCGTCTCGCGCAACACCGTCACCTATGCGTTCGAGCAGCTCGCCGCCGAGGGATATCTGGAGGCGTCGCGCGGACGTCGTCCTGTGGTGACGGTCGATGGTGCCGAGCGCATCGAAGGAGCAGGCGCCGTTACTTCGCGCGTTCGCTCCACCAGGCCGCAGCTCTCGCCTTGGGCTTCGCAGCTCAAGCAGACGGACTGGCCGATGTCCTATCAGGCTCCGCTCAAACCGTTGCGTCCGGGGCATGGTGATTTCAGGGAATTTCCGACCGAGGTCTGGGCGCGCTGCCTGCGCCGCAGCGCCGTGCGCGCCGCCAGGCGCGAGCTTGGTCCGGTCAACCGGAGCCGCCTGCGCAAGGCGCTGGCGCATTATCTCGCGACCAGCAGAGGCGTCGGCGCGACGGCGAACCAGATCATGATCCTGCCCAGTGCGCAGGCCGCGCTGACCTTGATTGCCGCTGTGCTCGTCTCGTCCGGTGACGATGTCTGGGTCGAGGATCCCGGCTATCCCGGCGCCGCGGCCGCCTTCCGCGCGTCTGGCGCGCGCGTGACCGGCATCAGGCTGGACGAGCAGGGCATGCAGCTGATGCCGGGAATGGCCGCGCCCAAACTCGTTTTCATGACGCCGTCGCACCAGCATCCTACCGGACGGCTGATGGCGCTGGCCCGCCGCACCGAGTTTCTTCGGCTCAGCAGGCCCGGCAAGACCTGGATCGTCGAGGACGATTACGACGGTGAATTCCACTATGACAGCCGGCCGGTGCCGGCCTTGCAGGGGCTCGATGGCCATGGCCGCGTGTTCTATGTCGGCACGTTCTCGAAGGCGATGACGTCGGATATCCGGCTCGGCTATCTCGTCGTGCCACCGGCGCTGGTCAGCACATTCGAGATCGCACAGCGGCACATCGGGCTGATCGCTTCCAGCCACATCCAGGAAGCGCTGGCCGAGTTCATCGCCGACGGGCATTTCCTGGCGCATCTGCGCCGGATGCGCCGGCTCTACCATGCGCGGCGCGATCATCTGGTCGAGGGACTGGAGCGTCATCTCGGCGAGGTCCTGGCCGTCGAGGTGCCATCGGGTGGCATCCAGCTCGTGGCTCGTCTCAAGCGCGGTCGTGCCGATCAGGCGGCGGTGAAGCGGCTGGTCAATAAAGGCGTTGAAACGCGCGCTCTATCCAGCCTGGCGCTGGGCAAGCCGCGCGATCATGGTCTCTTGCTCGGCTTCGCGGCCTGGCGCGAGAGCGAGATCAGCGCAGCGGTGCGCGCGATGGCGTCGTGCTTCTAG
- a CDS encoding DMT family transporter yields the protein MNSLSPRTAIGLFLIVVLAWGVNWSITKQLVQFLPPLWTSAIRSWIALAGLFVILGLSNNLVIPERRDIPVVLSVALLHMTAFSVLVAAGVRFLPASKAIVLGYTTPLWVAIAAPLLGKDTLTAPKLAGALLGLIGLAVILNPASIDWTNANVVLGAGMVILAAISWAANIIYIHAHRWIASPLQLLIWQVLVATIVLTGSALIADGLPHAEWSWRLVLLFLYSGLIGTALAYWAMSMVNKSISALTTSLGTTGTPLVGIASAAILLGEPIDISLAVAAGLIIAGIGLATLGDRLLRRQATASG from the coding sequence ATGAACTCACTGTCTCCCCGCACGGCCATCGGCCTGTTTCTCATCGTCGTGCTGGCCTGGGGCGTGAACTGGTCGATAACGAAGCAGCTCGTGCAATTCCTTCCGCCACTGTGGACTTCAGCGATCCGGAGCTGGATCGCACTGGCCGGATTGTTCGTGATCCTCGGACTGAGCAATAATCTGGTGATCCCGGAGCGGCGCGACATTCCAGTGGTCCTGAGCGTGGCGTTGCTGCACATGACGGCGTTCTCGGTCCTGGTTGCGGCCGGTGTGCGCTTCCTGCCCGCGAGCAAGGCCATCGTGCTCGGCTACACCACGCCGCTCTGGGTCGCGATCGCAGCACCTTTGCTCGGGAAGGACACGCTCACGGCGCCAAAGCTCGCAGGCGCGCTACTCGGGCTGATCGGCCTTGCCGTGATCCTGAACCCGGCATCGATCGACTGGACCAATGCGAACGTCGTGCTCGGCGCCGGCATGGTGATCCTGGCCGCGATTTCCTGGGCCGCGAACATCATCTATATCCATGCGCATCGCTGGATCGCCTCCCCGCTCCAGCTCCTGATCTGGCAGGTGCTCGTGGCAACGATCGTGCTGACGGGATCCGCGCTGATCGCGGATGGCCTGCCGCATGCGGAATGGTCGTGGCGGCTCGTGCTGCTGTTCCTGTACTCCGGCCTGATCGGGACCGCGCTGGCCTATTGGGCGATGTCGATGGTCAACAAGAGCATCTCGGCGCTGACGACCTCGCTCGGCACCACCGGGACGCCGCTCGTCGGGATCGCCAGTGCAGCCATCCTGCTGGGTGAGCCCATCGACATCAGCCTGGCCGTTGCGGCCGGACTGATTATCGCCGGTATTGGCCTTGCGACGCTGGGCGATCGGCTGCTACGCCGTCAGGCCACCGCAAGCGGCTGA